TGGCTTTGTAGGAATTGCACTATTTATCCAAAATTTTTATGATATTTCACCATCTATTTCAACTGTATTAATGGATATCCCTATTATTTTACTATGTGCTTCATTTTTAGGTAGAAAAATGGTTGGCTATTCATTCTTAGGTTCACTTTCATTCGGAGCATTTTATTCCCTTATGGAAAATTATTCTCCTTTTACGGTAGATTTATCAAATAATTTATTTGTAGCTGCAGTAGTTGGCGGTGCGTTAGCTGGTATTGGACTCGGTTTTATATTGCGATTTGGCGGTGCAACCGGTGGAGACGATATTTTAACAATTGTATTAAGTAAACGAACTCGTTTTACAATTGGGCAAATTTTCTTCGTCTTTGACGCGATTGTTCTTGCGCTTTCATTATATTATTTAAATTGGACAGAAATTGCTTTCACTATTCTTTCGATTGCCGTCCAGGCAAAAACATTGGATTTAATTTACTATCCAAAAACAGAAAAGAAAGCAGCAAAGCAACCAGTATCTATTCCAATGTCCAAAAAGCATGCGACAAACTAAAAAGCGAAAGGCTTCGGCCTCTCGCTTTTTTTTATGATCTTTTTTCTTTTTCCATTATGTGGCGTACTTGATAGAATCGATTTGCAAATTCAGTAACATTCCTTGTTAAACGATAATTCACTGTAGATCCGATTGCCATTCCGATTACCGGAATGCCTTGGAATAATTTACGACGAAGAGCATATATCGAAAACGTCTTCAAAATTTGTTTTAACACAACCTCAGTAGAAGCTGGCTTTAACACTTCTTCGTCTCCTTCATAAAAGAATGAATCTTCTTGCTCGAGTTCTCTCAGCAAATTGTACCATGCATATTGCTGAAGTCTCGCCGGCAATAATGCTGCATGGAATACTTTTAACGCAAGCATCATTTCATACGGCTTGTTCACATCATGCCCAAATGATGTAGCAATAAGTTGTACGGCCTTCACATTTAACGCAATCATAACCGGAAAATCAGCCGTTAATAATAATAAACCACCAGCACCTGTTGCTCCGCCTTGTACGAATGAATATAGGCGATGACGTGCTGTTTGCTGCTCTGCTATGTATGTTAATTGATCAATAGATAACGCCTTCAAATCTTCAAGTTGCTCAATCGATTCATCAAATAATCTCGACGTTCCTAAAATACGATTACGTGCATCTAGCTGTGATTGTGAACTTTGAATAAGCGCATGTAAATGAAAGAGCCATCCATCTGCTTTCGTAAAAAAGTCTTTTCGTTTTTTCTCAGGTAGTTTTGCAATCGTAGTATGCAACCACTTATCAAACACCTTTTGAAAATCGGTCGCTTCCTGCTCTACTAATTGCCCTTCCCACTCTTTTATATTGTCTAAAATGGCTTGTTCTCGCTTCGATCGCATCGCAACAACCACCTCGTTCGATTTTTTTCCATTGTAACATATTTCCGCTTGTTCTTTGCAAATATGCTTGTCTATTCTTTATTCACATACCATTTTTTAATGACATAAAATATTAGCAAAAAGGATGAGATGACTCTCATGAATCTATCCAATATAAAGCAAAATTATAATGCAGTATTCAGCTTAGGACAAAACTGTTGGCCTGCTTGGGCATTATTTCAATTCAAATTATCACCATTTTTTGGTGTTATTGATTTTATGCTAAGTCCTTCATTAGAGAAAGTAAATTTATTATTACAAAATCGCTTTCACCGCTTTTTAGAATTAGAAAATTTGTCTTTCATCTCATTTTGGGATGATGATGCTAAGTTACGACTAAGAGACAACCTTTATGAAATCGACTCCTGTCATGACTTTAAAACAGATGTAAATACACCCACTTCTTGGCCTTCCTATACAGATATTAAATTGAATTATGAGCATCGGATTAATCGTTTTCTAACTACAATTGAAATAGAAGAATCAATATTATTTATTCGAACTGGAGGAACATATGAAGAAGCACTTTCTCTTGAACAAATTTTATCTCAAATGGTCAAACATAA
This genomic interval from Bacillus cereus contains the following:
- a CDS encoding EcsC family protein, encoding MRSKREQAILDNIKEWEGQLVEQEATDFQKVFDKWLHTTIAKLPEKKRKDFFTKADGWLFHLHALIQSSQSQLDARNRILGTSRLFDESIEQLEDLKALSIDQLTYIAEQQTARHRLYSFVQGGATGAGGLLLLTADFPVMIALNVKAVQLIATSFGHDVNKPYEMMLALKVFHAALLPARLQQYAWYNLLRELEQEDSFFYEGDEEVLKPASTEVVLKQILKTFSIYALRRKLFQGIPVIGMAIGSTVNYRLTRNVTEFANRFYQVRHIMEKEKRS
- a CDS encoding YitT family protein, which translates into the protein MRNIQSRQIIKEIFMVLIGSFILAAALYHIHFQNHLTEGGFVGIALFIQNFYDISPSISTVLMDIPIILLCASFLGRKMVGYSFLGSLSFGAFYSLMENYSPFTVDLSNNLFVAAVVGGALAGIGLGFILRFGGATGGDDILTIVLSKRTRFTIGQIFFVFDAIVLALSLYYLNWTEIAFTILSIAVQAKTLDLIYYPKTEKKAAKQPVSIPMSKKHATN
- a CDS encoding DUF1796 family putative cysteine peptidase translates to MNLSNIKQNYNAVFSLGQNCWPAWALFQFKLSPFFGVIDFMLSPSLEKVNLLLQNRFHRFLELENLSFISFWDDDAKLRLRDNLYEIDSCHDFKTDVNTPTSWPSYTDIKLNYEHRINRFLTTIEIEESILFIRTGGTYEEALSLEQILSQMVKHKFSVLLLLPADVPTIAQEDWGLQNICVIKCPIMDIYQYNEAFWKELLDGITISSTS